Proteins encoded in a region of the Paenibacillus pedocola genome:
- a CDS encoding DNA polymerase III subunit gamma/tau: MFNKDLREEAVGNLREEQSRYESENKRLAEDAERLLDKRRVLKSIVDESWEFIHNLRNKPAALDTDLKVIKIESKKFSGLLYPLEKEIAKANIASGGTAAGMALPGLAGPVGRASSGGAILTAGLLNSRKNRKIAEQASTEAAAIRTHLRAIEATRKEIQEITALSVSTSEGLRRMLLKCRTFTTDYAELPPETKQRLGAMVNHAKAGAQLLNRAVGANA; encoded by the coding sequence ATGTTTAACAAGGATCTGCGTGAAGAAGCTGTCGGGAATCTGAGGGAGGAACAGTCCAGATATGAGTCGGAAAATAAGCGGCTCGCGGAAGATGCGGAGCGGCTGCTGGACAAGCGCAGGGTGCTTAAGTCCATCGTTGATGAGTCCTGGGAGTTTATTCACAATTTGCGGAACAAGCCTGCGGCTCTGGATACGGATCTAAAGGTTATCAAGATTGAGTCTAAGAAGTTCTCGGGCTTGCTCTATCCACTGGAAAAAGAGATCGCTAAAGCCAATATCGCCTCCGGTGGAACGGCAGCAGGCATGGCGCTGCCGGGATTAGCCGGGCCGGTAGGCCGGGCCAGCAGCGGAGGTGCAATTCTGACCGCCGGCTTACTGAATAGCCGCAAGAACAGGAAGATCGCCGAGCAGGCCAGTACGGAGGCTGCTGCAATCCGCACCCATCTCCGGGCGATAGAGGCTACCCGTAAGGAAATTCAGGAGATTACGGCACTAAGCGTCTCCACTTCGGAGGGGCTGCGCCGTATGCTGTTGAAATGCCGTACTTTCACCACCGATTACGCAGAGCTGCCGCCGGAAACAAAACAGCGGCTGGGTGCGATGGTTAATCATGCGAAGGCCGGAGCACAGCTGCTGAACCGGGCAGTTGGAGCGAATGCTTAG
- a CDS encoding ABC transporter ATP-binding protein: protein MNEIISVNDVSKVYKITKKEPGLLAGIKNLFFRQFENKVAVDHINFSIQEGEFIGFIGPNGAGKTTTIKMLSGIIHPTEGAINVMGYIPHRLEHGFKKNFSITMGQKNQLWWDLPAIDSFQLIKEIYEITEPDYTRTLQELTELLEVQSILNTPLRNLSLGERMKFELIGALLHGPKVLFLDEPTIGLDVSSRRRIREFLKYINTEKKVTVILTSHYLEDIEELCNRIIAISHGNIIYDGSLSDMTAGEQPINDIFESLFNK, encoded by the coding sequence GTGAATGAAATCATTTCAGTGAATGACGTTTCGAAGGTATACAAAATCACAAAAAAGGAGCCCGGATTGTTAGCCGGTATTAAAAATTTATTCTTTCGGCAATTTGAGAACAAGGTTGCTGTCGATCACATTAACTTCTCAATCCAAGAGGGGGAGTTTATTGGTTTCATCGGCCCTAATGGTGCAGGAAAAACGACAACCATCAAAATGCTGTCAGGAATCATCCATCCTACAGAAGGTGCGATTAACGTAATGGGATATATCCCGCATCGGTTAGAGCATGGCTTTAAAAAGAACTTTTCGATCACAATGGGGCAAAAAAATCAACTGTGGTGGGACCTTCCGGCCATAGATTCATTTCAGTTGATTAAAGAGATTTACGAAATCACGGAGCCGGATTATACGCGTACGCTTCAGGAATTAACGGAGCTATTAGAGGTACAATCTATCCTTAATACGCCTTTAAGAAATCTGTCTTTAGGTGAACGAATGAAATTCGAACTCATTGGCGCTCTCCTGCATGGCCCAAAAGTATTATTTTTAGATGAGCCTACGATTGGGCTGGACGTTTCATCCAGACGCAGGATCAGGGAGTTTTTAAAGTATATCAATACTGAAAAGAAGGTTACGGTCATTTTGACCAGTCATTATCTGGAGGATATAGAAGAGCTGTGTAATCGCATTATTGCTATCTCACACGGGAACATCATTTACGATGGATCTTTAAGTGATATGACGGCCGGAGAGCAGCCTATCAATGATATTTTCGAAAGCTTATTCAATAAATAA
- a CDS encoding glycosyltransferase family 2 protein, which produces MKATSAKAGLRPKQKRRSPASTSIRRNAAGTALSTGRKPAGRQPQPLLRRLRGSLSVIISARNEARTLPPLLKQVMRLHPLEIIVVLNGCTDNSFERTRLCPQAMIVHCPETAGHDVGRALGAKLSRGDILLFLDGDMVISAPQLAGFAAAVDGGVDVALNDLDHLLPPFGFSDDVTRCKLYLNAVLGRSDLGVSSMTAVPHALSRRALEVIGYRELMVPPKAQAISLMRQLRVEKAGTVNVFKQNRLRQSNTGAGNRVEQLIAGDHAEALLEVLAQRRMHSGESLQEQRRQLAAWRNGI; this is translated from the coding sequence ATGAAGGCCACCAGCGCTAAGGCGGGACTCCGCCCGAAGCAAAAACGGCGGAGTCCCGCCAGCACTTCCATCCGCCGGAACGCAGCCGGCACAGCGCTGTCAACCGGCCGCAAGCCTGCAGGCCGTCAGCCGCAGCCGCTGCTTCGGCGGCTGCGCGGATCGCTGTCAGTGATCATCTCGGCAAGGAATGAAGCGCGTACCCTGCCGCCGCTGCTGAAGCAGGTAATGCGCCTGCATCCGCTGGAAATCATCGTTGTGCTTAACGGGTGCACCGACAACAGCTTTGAGCGCACCAGATTGTGTCCGCAGGCGATGATCGTGCATTGTCCGGAAACGGCGGGGCATGATGTGGGGCGGGCGCTTGGTGCCAAGCTTAGCCGCGGGGATATCCTGCTGTTCCTGGATGGAGATATGGTTATATCTGCTCCGCAGCTGGCCGGGTTTGCTGCTGCTGTAGACGGCGGAGTGGATGTGGCGCTGAATGATCTGGATCATCTGCTGCCGCCCTTTGGATTCAGTGATGATGTTACCCGCTGCAAGCTGTACCTGAATGCCGTTCTTGGCCGGAGCGATCTCGGGGTCAGCTCTATGACCGCGGTGCCCCATGCTTTGTCGCGGCGTGCGCTGGAAGTGATCGGCTACCGTGAACTGATGGTTCCGCCCAAAGCACAGGCGATCTCACTAATGAGGCAGCTGCGGGTGGAGAAGGCGGGGACAGTCAATGTGTTCAAGCAGAACCGGCTGCGGCAAAGCAATACAGGCGCCGGGAATAGGGTGGAGCAGCTGATTGCCGGTGATCATGCGGAAGCGCTGCTTGAGGTTCTTGCACAGCGCCGGATGCATTCCGGTGAGAGTCTGCAGGAGCAGCGGCGCCAGCTGGCGGCCTGGAGGAATGGCATATGA
- a CDS encoding GNAT family N-acetyltransferase codes for MLKLNFFPVGYPAVRVTWIGGIVRDMKLSGKRLDLQPLTAAELSASVGHYTAAALEQSLGLKLAASILDEEMLYAMKVRYSKVLQNEDNYLWFTCWAVIHRGEQQVIGFLILKGQPNERGEVIIGYIIDESHWGQGYATEAVGCVNEWIFSHPEACWVIADTEPDNFASHNVLRHLGAEQYRETEELLWWRIARPQPQR; via the coding sequence ATGCTGAAATTGAACTTTTTTCCAGTCGGATATCCGGCGGTAAGAGTTACCTGGATTGGGGGAATTGTGAGAGATATGAAACTTTCCGGCAAACGTTTGGATTTGCAGCCTTTAACTGCCGCAGAGCTGTCCGCAAGTGTCGGTCATTATACTGCGGCCGCACTGGAACAGTCGCTCGGGCTAAAGCTTGCAGCTTCTATACTTGATGAAGAAATGCTATATGCGATGAAGGTCCGCTATTCCAAAGTGCTGCAGAATGAAGACAATTATTTGTGGTTTACTTGCTGGGCGGTGATCCATCGCGGGGAGCAGCAGGTGATTGGATTCCTCATCCTGAAAGGACAACCTAATGAGCGGGGCGAGGTTATCATCGGCTACATTATAGACGAGAGTCACTGGGGCCAGGGATATGCGACAGAAGCGGTGGGGTGTGTGAACGAATGGATCTTCAGCCACCCCGAAGCCTGCTGGGTCATCGCCGATACGGAGCCGGATAATTTCGCATCCCATAATGTGCTTAGACATCTGGGCGCCGAGCAATACCGTGAAACGGAGGAGCTTCTCTGGTGGCGGATTGCCCGGCCACAACCGCAAAGATGA
- a CDS encoding glycosyltransferase family 2 protein: MTLTSIIIPTYNGRHLLQACVESIRQYTDTPYEIIVVDNASTDGTDAYCRNQQLMFISLPENRGFPLACNMGLQLASGDELLLLNNDVIVSHNWLSNLKAALYSAADVGIVGPVTNYASGRQKVRTAYTDMPGFHSEALAANIRNPLKWMETVRLVGLCFLFKRTLLDTVGLLDERYSPGHYEDDDYCYRARLKGFKLLIAGDCLVHHEGSASFKEVYPTELQELVERNRKLFMSKWHLDPAHFI; this comes from the coding sequence ATGACGCTCACCAGCATTATTATTCCGACTTATAACGGGCGGCATCTGCTGCAGGCCTGTGTCGAATCGATCAGGCAGTACACGGATACTCCCTATGAAATTATTGTTGTCGATAATGCTTCGACCGACGGTACGGATGCCTACTGCCGTAATCAGCAGCTGATGTTTATTTCTCTTCCGGAGAACCGCGGCTTTCCGCTTGCCTGCAATATGGGGCTGCAGCTGGCCTCAGGCGATGAGCTCCTGCTGCTGAACAACGACGTGATCGTCTCGCATAACTGGCTCTCCAATCTGAAAGCCGCCCTGTATAGTGCTGCGGATGTCGGCATCGTTGGTCCTGTGACGAATTATGCCAGCGGACGGCAGAAGGTAAGGACTGCTTATACAGATATGCCCGGTTTTCATAGTGAGGCGTTGGCGGCGAATATCCGGAATCCTCTGAAATGGATGGAAACGGTGCGGCTTGTAGGACTGTGCTTCTTGTTCAAACGAACGTTGCTTGATACGGTAGGCCTGCTCGATGAGCGGTATTCACCGGGCCATTACGAAGACGATGACTACTGCTATCGCGCCCGGCTGAAGGGTTTCAAGCTGCTGATTGCCGGCGATTGTCTGGTGCATCATGAAGGAAGCGCCAGCTTTAAGGAAGTTTATCCCACTGAGCTTCAGGAGCTGGTGGAGCGTAACCGTAAGCTTTTTATGAGTAAATGGCATTTGGATCCGGCACATTTCATCTGA
- a CDS encoding restriction endonuclease subunit S has protein sequence MSREKAFLQMLESTATIQWNIAMILEAKAVEAEKVKQWTQHHIHARSFDSHQEQLKESLSIHEVIVEMVEGLTKLENGLYSNLKAVLGSGEEEGGEGFGGMSGDGFDFGDDSK, from the coding sequence ATGAGCAGAGAAAAGGCTTTTCTGCAAATGCTGGAGTCGACCGCTACCATCCAGTGGAACATCGCGATGATTCTCGAGGCCAAAGCGGTGGAAGCGGAAAAGGTAAAGCAGTGGACACAGCATCATATCCATGCTAGATCGTTCGACAGCCATCAAGAGCAGTTGAAGGAATCCCTCTCCATCCATGAGGTGATAGTGGAAATGGTAGAGGGGCTGACCAAGCTGGAAAATGGGCTGTACAGCAACTTAAAAGCGGTACTCGGCAGCGGTGAAGAGGAAGGCGGCGAAGGCTTCGGCGGCATGTCCGGTGACGGCTTCGATTTCGGGGACGACAGCAAATGA
- a CDS encoding 5'-deoxyadenosine deaminase codes for MANILIKNAEIITMNKQEEIFHGDIRIKDSMIVEIGSGLTAQGDERVIDATNRTVIPGFVQTHIHLCQTLFRGKGDDLELMDWLRKRIWPLEAAHDEESLYYSAMLGIGELISSGTTTIVDMETVNHTDFAFQAIAKSGIRALSGKVMMDQKGGDVPEALQEDTAASLQESVDLLEKWNGYDNGRIQYAFSPRFVISCTEPLLKEVRDLSARYNVKVHTHASENQGEIEIVQAMTGMRNVVYLDHLGLANERLILAHCVWLDAEEKRILRDRGVHVSHCPGSNLKLASGIADTPGMLHDHVHLSLGADGAPCNNNLDMFNEMRLAAIIQKPHHGPTTMDARSVFRMATIGGAKAVGMEDKIGSIEVGKKADLAILNLYNFHTFPSYDIDPISRIVYSATRADVETTIVDGKILMDKGLLKTVDKDTVLQEANRSIKRLLVHSKIS; via the coding sequence ATGGCGAACATACTGATCAAAAACGCGGAGATTATCACGATGAACAAACAGGAAGAGATTTTTCACGGAGATATCCGGATTAAAGACAGCATGATTGTTGAAATCGGCAGCGGCCTTACGGCGCAGGGGGATGAACGGGTAATCGATGCGACAAACCGTACGGTCATTCCCGGCTTTGTACAGACGCATATCCATCTCTGCCAGACGCTGTTCCGCGGCAAAGGCGATGACTTAGAGCTGATGGACTGGCTGCGCAAGCGGATCTGGCCGCTGGAGGCGGCGCATGATGAGGAATCGCTATACTATTCTGCCATGCTGGGGATTGGGGAGCTGATCTCCAGCGGCACGACGACGATTGTTGATATGGAGACGGTCAACCATACGGATTTTGCGTTTCAGGCGATTGCCAAAAGCGGCATCCGCGCCCTCTCCGGCAAGGTGATGATGGACCAGAAGGGTGGCGATGTTCCCGAAGCGCTGCAGGAGGACACGGCGGCATCTCTTCAGGAGAGTGTGGATCTGCTGGAGAAATGGAACGGCTATGACAACGGGCGGATTCAGTACGCGTTCTCGCCGCGTTTTGTCATTTCCTGCACCGAGCCGCTGCTGAAGGAGGTCCGCGACCTGTCGGCGCGTTATAACGTCAAAGTTCACACCCATGCTTCCGAAAACCAGGGGGAAATCGAAATCGTCCAGGCAATGACCGGCATGCGCAACGTTGTGTATCTGGATCACTTAGGGCTGGCGAATGAACGCCTGATTCTGGCACACTGCGTGTGGCTGGATGCGGAGGAGAAGCGGATTTTGCGGGACCGCGGGGTTCATGTCAGCCACTGCCCGGGCTCCAATCTGAAGCTGGCTTCAGGTATTGCGGATACGCCGGGTATGCTTCATGACCACGTTCACCTCAGTCTCGGAGCTGACGGCGCACCGTGCAACAATAACCTGGATATGTTCAACGAAATGCGGCTGGCGGCGATCATCCAGAAACCGCATCATGGCCCGACGACCATGGATGCACGCAGCGTATTCCGGATGGCAACCATCGGCGGCGCTAAGGCAGTAGGTATGGAAGACAAGATCGGCAGCATCGAGGTAGGCAAAAAAGCCGACCTGGCCATCCTGAATCTCTATAACTTCCACACCTTCCCTTCATATGATATCGACCCGATCTCCCGCATCGTCTATTCTGCCACCCGCGCGGATGTGGAGACGACAATTGTCGATGGTAAAATCCTGATGGATAAAGGGCTGCTAAAGACCGTGGATAAAGACACCGTGCTGCAGGAGGCCAACCGTTCGATCAAACGGCTGCTGGTGCATTCGAAGATTAGCTGA
- a CDS encoding sugar phosphate nucleotidyltransferase yields MKGVILAGGKGTRLYPLTRLMNKHLLPVGKYPMVCYGIDRLRRGGITDILLVISKQSAGQYTDFLGSGAEFGVSLTYKIQEEAGGIAEALELAEGFILPGERFVVLLGDNLFMDDLSAYMEKYQEQPQGTAKVLLKPVEDARRYGVPVFDSEDASLIAYIEEKPEQPKTKFCVTGIYMYDEAVFDIIRRIAPSRRGELEITDVNNIYAGERKLTYDVLKEWWSDAGTFQSLQEAGEKLKNTLP; encoded by the coding sequence GTGAAAGGAGTCATACTGGCGGGCGGAAAAGGAACCAGGCTATATCCGCTGACCCGGCTTATGAACAAACATTTGCTTCCGGTCGGCAAATATCCTATGGTGTGTTACGGTATAGACCGGTTGCGCCGGGGCGGGATCACCGATATTCTCCTGGTAATCAGCAAGCAGTCTGCGGGGCAGTATACGGATTTTTTGGGCAGCGGTGCAGAATTCGGCGTATCTCTGACCTATAAAATCCAGGAAGAAGCAGGAGGGATTGCGGAAGCGCTGGAACTGGCGGAAGGATTCATTCTCCCGGGCGAACGGTTTGTCGTACTGCTGGGTGACAATCTGTTTATGGATGATCTTAGCGCCTACATGGAGAAATATCAGGAGCAGCCACAGGGGACGGCAAAAGTATTGCTGAAGCCGGTGGAAGATGCACGGAGATACGGGGTTCCCGTGTTCGACAGTGAGGATGCTTCCTTGATCGCCTACATCGAAGAAAAGCCGGAGCAGCCGAAGACCAAGTTCTGTGTAACCGGAATTTACATGTATGATGAAGCCGTGTTTGATATTATCCGCCGCATTGCCCCCTCGCGAAGAGGGGAACTGGAAATTACCGATGTGAACAACATTTATGCCGGAGAGCGCAAGCTTACCTATGATGTGCTTAAGGAATGGTGGAGCGATGCCGGTACCTTCCAGTCGCTGCAGGAGGCCGGAGAAAAGCTGAAGAACACGCTGCCTTAG
- a CDS encoding ABC transporter permease, translating into MKKYVQVLKLNLQSSLAYKGNFIFTSLMDVFRVIAEIAFWKVLFDNAQGREINGYNFNSIITYYIFMFIIASFTNVGSIGYKVAHEIKDGALNNLLVRPINYFGYCFTETVSQKLLNLLIALLMFIPVIVFRFGDLQAEIPAAQFWLLPVVVLCSLILSFLINILISLFVFWMTEVASLFLLKDILLDLASGRVFPLDLFPGPLLNAFSVLPFMYCTYFPAVMITKGLSAAELYRGLGIQLLWILVLYGLIRIIWRLGLKKYTGTGA; encoded by the coding sequence ATGAAAAAATATGTCCAGGTACTGAAACTTAATCTGCAGTCCTCCCTTGCCTATAAAGGAAATTTTATATTCACCTCATTAATGGATGTATTCAGGGTCATAGCAGAAATTGCTTTCTGGAAAGTGTTATTCGACAATGCTCAAGGCCGTGAGATTAACGGGTACAATTTCAATTCAATCATCACCTACTACATTTTCATGTTTATTATCGCTTCCTTCACCAATGTTGGGAGTATCGGTTATAAGGTAGCCCATGAGATCAAAGACGGAGCTCTAAATAATTTACTGGTCAGGCCCATCAATTATTTCGGGTATTGCTTTACTGAGACCGTATCCCAGAAGCTGCTTAACCTGCTCATTGCCCTATTGATGTTCATACCGGTGATCGTTTTTCGTTTTGGGGATTTACAGGCGGAAATTCCTGCGGCGCAATTCTGGTTACTCCCGGTGGTGGTACTATGCTCTCTGATCTTGAGCTTTTTGATCAATATCCTGATCAGTTTGTTTGTGTTTTGGATGACAGAGGTGGCCTCCTTATTCCTTCTAAAAGATATTCTTCTTGATCTGGCCTCAGGCAGAGTGTTTCCGTTAGATCTGTTCCCGGGACCCTTGCTTAACGCATTTTCAGTGCTTCCCTTTATGTATTGCACGTATTTTCCGGCCGTTATGATTACGAAAGGATTGTCAGCGGCGGAATTATACCGGGGTCTTGGGATACAGCTGTTGTGGATTCTTGTGCTATACGGCTTGATAAGAATCATTTGGAGATTGGGCCTAAAAAAATATACGGGAACAGGCGCGTGA
- a CDS encoding GNAT family N-acetyltransferase — MSNNEIRKALAEETGEIMELIAKCVQAMQAGGSDQWDDSYPNREVIGQDIERGTLYAYIDNEAIAGIIVLDEHPSELYQSIQWSQEQGRHLIMHRLAVHPEVQGKGIARKLIAFSEEHARREGYSSIRLDTYSKNTRALALYPSLGYERRGEVFFPHRAVSFPVFEKVLIVEGA, encoded by the coding sequence ATGAGCAATAACGAGATCCGCAAGGCACTGGCAGAGGAAACCGGGGAGATTATGGAGCTGATTGCCAAATGCGTACAAGCCATGCAGGCAGGCGGAAGTGACCAATGGGATGACAGCTATCCTAACCGGGAAGTCATCGGACAGGATATTGAACGGGGGACATTATACGCCTACATAGATAATGAAGCCATTGCCGGCATTATTGTGCTGGACGAGCATCCGAGTGAGCTCTATCAGAGCATTCAGTGGTCCCAGGAGCAGGGGCGGCATCTGATCATGCACCGGCTGGCGGTTCATCCCGAGGTGCAGGGCAAGGGCATTGCACGCAAGCTGATCGCTTTTTCCGAAGAGCATGCACGCAGGGAAGGCTACAGCAGCATCCGGCTGGATACCTACTCGAAGAATACCCGGGCGCTGGCTTTATATCCGAGTCTCGGCTACGAACGCAGGGGCGAAGTGTTTTTTCCTCACCGGGCAGTGAGTTTTCCTGTGTTTGAGAAGGTGCTGATTGTAGAAGGGGCATAG
- a CDS encoding GntR family transcriptional regulator: MNILISSTSGEPIYAQIVAQIRQLILQGELVSGTPLPSIRQLAKELQISVITTKRAYEELEREGLINSIVGKGSFVSGADQEFIKEQRLRMLEQKLKEIIDESRLLGLNYAELTDMLKLLYEEEQE, from the coding sequence ATGAACATATTGATTTCAAGTACATCCGGGGAGCCGATATATGCCCAGATTGTGGCTCAGATCCGTCAGCTGATTCTGCAGGGGGAGCTTGTATCGGGAACGCCTCTGCCATCCATCCGCCAGCTGGCCAAGGAGCTGCAGATTAGTGTGATCACGACGAAGCGGGCTTACGAGGAACTGGAGCGGGAAGGTTTGATCAACTCCATCGTCGGCAAGGGTTCCTTTGTGTCCGGGGCGGATCAGGAATTTATCAAAGAGCAGCGTCTGCGGATGCTGGAGCAGAAGCTGAAGGAGATTATTGACGAGAGCAGGCTGCTGGGTCTCAATTATGCTGAGCTTACAGATATGCTGAAGCTGCTATACGAGGAGGAACAGGAATGA
- a CDS encoding glycosyltransferase family 2 protein, with protein MSLKQHRRTSARRSGRRASQAARRNSRPRPRPAALLPAANHPEPYVSVIIPAMNEARTIAAVIAEARGVHPRCEVIVIVNGSADNTAEIACSMGAKVISFTQPLGHDVGRTVGAEAARGEILLFTDGDLVIPAAELRPFVEAVSGGEDVALNNYSGPVRSRLPHPVVLSKYALNIMLGRPDLQGYSLTAVPHALSRAALTALGSASLSRPPLAYARAILDGLKVKAVHKVPVGRMNAVRRKAEGKDPLQEIILRDHLEAVALLLERRGKRAGYGDAGRRREMVR; from the coding sequence ATGAGCTTGAAACAGCATAGACGAACATCTGCCCGCCGCTCGGGGCGGCGGGCTTCTCAAGCAGCGCGAAGAAACTCCCGGCCGCGGCCGCGGCCCGCGGCATTACTGCCTGCCGCGAATCATCCGGAGCCTTATGTGTCGGTGATTATTCCGGCGATGAATGAAGCACGGACGATCGCCGCAGTCATTGCTGAAGCCAGAGGTGTTCATCCGCGCTGTGAGGTTATAGTGATTGTCAACGGCTCTGCCGATAATACGGCAGAAATTGCGTGCAGCATGGGCGCGAAGGTCATCTCCTTCACCCAGCCGCTCGGGCACGACGTGGGCCGGACTGTTGGAGCGGAAGCAGCCAGGGGTGAAATCCTGCTGTTTACTGACGGGGATCTTGTTATTCCCGCTGCGGAACTGCGCCCGTTTGTGGAAGCGGTCAGCGGCGGGGAGGATGTAGCTTTGAATAATTACTCCGGTCCGGTCCGCAGCAGGCTGCCGCATCCCGTGGTGCTCTCCAAGTATGCGCTCAATATTATGCTTGGACGGCCGGATCTGCAGGGATATTCCCTGACAGCGGTTCCCCATGCGCTCAGCCGGGCGGCGCTTACGGCTCTGGGGAGCGCTTCTCTGTCCAGGCCGCCGCTGGCCTATGCCCGTGCAATATTGGATGGGCTGAAGGTGAAGGCGGTGCACAAGGTGCCTGTCGGCCGGATGAACGCTGTCCGCCGTAAAGCGGAAGGCAAAGATCCCTTGCAGGAGATCATCCTCAGGGATCACCTGGAGGCGGTCGCTCTGCTGCTTGAACGCAGGGGCAAACGGGCTGGGTATGGCGATGCCGGACGGCGAAGGGAGATGGTGAGATGA
- a CDS encoding ABC transporter permease: MKMAAYKINFGLVFVTNAAFFSVQLIFMHLVFSNVDTLAGWTKYEMFFYIGTFNIIDSLWTFGPFFNLLAIPGMIRSGALDYYLTKPVNSQFLISLRNADPGSLISVLTGMILITFSLIQGGMELTYGRAVLYIVSIFHALMIQYSVYFILTCSSFWLVKADFVDSIHGILCYFSTRPVDIYKGFIRFILSYVLPYGLALTVASKTVVKTIHFTEYTLFLILSWSIFAVSVGVWKFSLKHYSSASS, translated from the coding sequence ATGAAAATGGCGGCATACAAAATTAATTTTGGATTAGTGTTCGTTACGAATGCGGCATTTTTTTCTGTACAGCTAATCTTTATGCATCTTGTTTTCTCGAATGTAGATACACTGGCCGGCTGGACAAAATACGAAATGTTTTTCTATATCGGCACTTTTAATATTATCGATTCGCTGTGGACGTTTGGCCCATTTTTCAACCTTTTAGCGATTCCGGGCATGATTAGGAGCGGGGCACTGGATTATTATTTAACCAAGCCGGTAAACTCCCAGTTTCTGATCAGTCTCAGAAATGCAGATCCAGGTTCATTGATAAGCGTACTGACAGGTATGATACTGATTACATTTTCGCTTATCCAGGGGGGGATGGAGTTAACCTATGGAAGAGCTGTACTCTACATTGTTTCCATCTTTCACGCTTTAATGATTCAATACTCCGTCTATTTTATCCTTACATGCTCATCGTTTTGGCTGGTAAAAGCAGACTTTGTAGACTCCATACACGGAATTCTGTGTTACTTTTCCACCCGGCCGGTAGATATTTATAAAGGCTTTATCCGGTTTATACTCAGCTATGTATTGCCGTATGGATTAGCCTTAACCGTTGCCTCAAAAACAGTGGTGAAAACAATTCACTTTACGGAGTACACCTTGTTCCTTATACTCAGCTGGTCCATTTTCGCAGTTTCGGTCGGCGTTTGGAAGTTTTCTTTAAAGCACTATAGTTCTGCGAGCTCTTAA